A genome region from Colwellia sp. Arc7-D includes the following:
- the rplM gene encoding 50S ribosomal protein L13 produces MKTFVAKPESVQREWFLVDAEDKTLGRIATEIASRLRGKHKAEYTPHVDTGDYIVVINAEKVRVTGNKAKGKIYYSHTEFVGGLKQISFEKLIEKAPERVIEFAVKGMLPKGPLGREMFRKLKVYAGTEHKHTAQQPQLLEL; encoded by the coding sequence ATGAAAACTTTTGTAGCTAAACCAGAAAGCGTACAACGCGAATGGTTCTTAGTGGACGCCGAAGATAAAACTTTAGGTCGTATCGCTACTGAAATTGCAAGCCGTTTACGCGGTAAGCATAAAGCAGAATATACTCCTCATGTAGATACTGGCGATTACATCGTTGTTATCAATGCTGAGAAAGTAAGAGTAACTGGTAATAAAGCGAAGGGTAAAATTTACTACTCGCATACAGAATTTGTTGGTGGTCTTAAGCAAATTAGCTTTGAAAAGCTAATCGAAAAAGCTCCAGAGCGCGTGATTGAATTCGCAGTTAAGGGTATGTTACCTAAAGGTCCTTTAGGTCGTGAAATGTTCCGTAAACTTAAAGTTTACGCGGGTACTGAACATAAACATACAGCACAACAACCACAACTTTTGGAGCTTTAA